One Sparus aurata chromosome 5, fSpaAur1.1, whole genome shotgun sequence genomic window carries:
- the LOC115581308 gene encoding hepatocyte nuclear factor 1-alpha-like isoform X1: protein MEERIEERERVMARPSRLTALQEQLVWALLGSGLSRDVLVQAIGELERDRASAGAERTERGDGESSEEGEMDFPPPIYRELEKLPPQEAAKLKAEVDQLLQGDPWHVAKMVKSYMQQHNLPQREVVESTGLNQSHLSQHLNKGTPMKNQKRASLYTWYVKKQCEISQRNYYLSLSEFTNAKHGLSSGEEPGEETKKGRRNRFKWGPASLQILFHAYDRQKNPSKEEREGLVEECNRAECIQRGVSPSQLAGLGSNLVTEVRVYNWFANRRKEEAFRHKLALDTPYTTQSSSHPTLPPSPEHGVKYSHQILCDAVSSVRGGGGERVGRLVVSPIHLEPSHTLLETQNLKQVSSGGPLPPVSTLTSLHSLSASPASSQSLIMASLPGVMSLGESSLLIGLTSTQPQTVPVINSVGGGFTTLQPISFQQQLHASSQQPLAQQLSHMGASPFMTTMAQLPCHMYKSDSPQYHSSSLLSQAMVIADGSSLGTLTSLAAVRQILTADPEEETDSPLQEDSLQLQPHTPVPASSESLDLYPAPQTTDSHQSHLLSASPADISSYIPTQMVSTAQ, encoded by the exons ATGGAGGAGAGgatagaagagagagaaagagtcaTGGCGAGGCCGAGCCGTCTGACCgccctccaggagcagctggtctgGGCCCTGCTGGGGTCCGGACTGTCCCGGGACGTCCTGGTCCAGGCCATCGGGGAGCTGGAGCGGGACAGAGCGAGCGCCGGCGCCgagagaacagagagggggGACGGAGAGAGCTCcgaggagggagagatggattTCCCACCGCCGATATACCGAGAGCTGGAGAAGCTTCCCCCACAGGAGGCGGCCAAGCTGAAGGCTGAGGTGGATCAGCTCCTGCA AGGCGACCCCTGGCACGTCGCAAAAATGGTGAAAAGCTACATGCAGCAGCACAACCTCCCTCAGAGAGAGGTGGTGGAGTCCACCGGACTCAACCAGTCACACCTCTCACAGCACCTCAACAAAGGCACGCCCATGAAGAACCAGAAGAGAGCGTCTCTGTACACCTGGTACGTCAAGAAGCAGTGTGAGATCAGCCAAC GGAACTATTACCTTTCTCTTTCAGAGTTCACCAACGCCAAACACGGCCTGTCGTCAGGGGAGGAGCCGGGGGAGGAAACCAAGAAGGGACGGAGGAACAGGTTCAAATGGGGTCCAGCGTCTCTTCAGATCCTCTTCCACGCCTACGACCGACAGAAGAACCCCAgcaaggaggagagggaggggttAGTGGAGGAGTGTAACAG GGCGGAGTGTATCCAGAGGGGGGTGTCTCCCTCTCAGCTCGCCGGCCTCGGCTCCAACCTGGTCACCGAGGTCCGGGTGTACAACTGGTTCGCCAACCGCCGCAAAGAGGAGGCCTTCCGACACAAACTGGCTCTCGACACGCCTTACACCACCCAGTCATCCTCTCACCCCACCCTCCCACCAAGTCCTGAGCACG GTGTGAAATACAGCCATCAGATCCTGTGTGACGCAGTGAGCTCAgtcagaggaggtggaggagagagagtgggtCGTCTTGTGGTCAGTCCGATCCACCTGGAGCCCAGTCACACACTCCTCGAGACTCAGAACCTCAAACAG GTGTCCAGCGGCGGCCCACTGCCCCCAGTAAGCACTCTGACGTCACTGCACAGCCTGTCCGCCTCCCCCGCCTCCTCACAGAGCCTCATCATGGCCTCGCTGCCCGGCGTCATGAGCCTGGGGGAGTCCTCGCTCCTCATCG GTTTGACCTCCACGCAGCCTCAGACTGTGCCTGTCATCAACAGCGTGGGGGGCGGGTTCACCACGCTGCAGCCAATCTCCTTCCAGCAGCAGCTACACGCCTCGTCACAGCAGCCATTAGCTCAGCAGCTGAGCCACATGGGCGCCAGTCCCTTCATGACCACCATGGCACAGCTGCCCTGCCACA TGTACAAGTCAGACTCACCTCAGTACCACTCGTCCAGTCTGCTGTCTCAGGCCATGGTCATCGCCGACGGCAGCAGCCTCGGGACGCTGACGAGCCTCGCCGCCGTCCGGCAG ATTCTAACAGCAGATCCTGAGGAAGAGACAGACTCACCTTTACAAGAAGACTCTCTAcagctgcagccacacacacctgtaccaG CCTCCTCAGAGAGCCTGGATCTGTATCCTGCTCCTCAGACGACGGACAGCCATCAGTCTCACCTGCTGTCAGCTTCACCTGCAGACATCAGCTCCTACATCCCGACACAGATGGTGTCGACCGCACAGTAA
- the LOC115581308 gene encoding hepatocyte nuclear factor 1-alpha-like isoform X2 — translation MEERIEERERVMARPSRLTALQEQLVWALLGSGLSRDVLVQAIGELERDRASAGAERTERGDGESSEEGEMDFPPPIYRELEKLPPQEAAKLKAEVDQLLQGDPWHVAKMVKSYMQQHNLPQREVVESTGLNQSHLSQHLNKGTPMKNQKRASLYTWYVKKQCEISQQFTNAKHGLSSGEEPGEETKKGRRNRFKWGPASLQILFHAYDRQKNPSKEEREGLVEECNRAECIQRGVSPSQLAGLGSNLVTEVRVYNWFANRRKEEAFRHKLALDTPYTTQSSSHPTLPPSPEHGVKYSHQILCDAVSSVRGGGGERVGRLVVSPIHLEPSHTLLETQNLKQVSSGGPLPPVSTLTSLHSLSASPASSQSLIMASLPGVMSLGESSLLIGLTSTQPQTVPVINSVGGGFTTLQPISFQQQLHASSQQPLAQQLSHMGASPFMTTMAQLPCHMYKSDSPQYHSSSLLSQAMVIADGSSLGTLTSLAAVRQILTADPEEETDSPLQEDSLQLQPHTPVPASSESLDLYPAPQTTDSHQSHLLSASPADISSYIPTQMVSTAQ, via the exons ATGGAGGAGAGgatagaagagagagaaagagtcaTGGCGAGGCCGAGCCGTCTGACCgccctccaggagcagctggtctgGGCCCTGCTGGGGTCCGGACTGTCCCGGGACGTCCTGGTCCAGGCCATCGGGGAGCTGGAGCGGGACAGAGCGAGCGCCGGCGCCgagagaacagagagggggGACGGAGAGAGCTCcgaggagggagagatggattTCCCACCGCCGATATACCGAGAGCTGGAGAAGCTTCCCCCACAGGAGGCGGCCAAGCTGAAGGCTGAGGTGGATCAGCTCCTGCA AGGCGACCCCTGGCACGTCGCAAAAATGGTGAAAAGCTACATGCAGCAGCACAACCTCCCTCAGAGAGAGGTGGTGGAGTCCACCGGACTCAACCAGTCACACCTCTCACAGCACCTCAACAAAGGCACGCCCATGAAGAACCAGAAGAGAGCGTCTCTGTACACCTGGTACGTCAAGAAGCAGTGTGAGATCAGCCAAC AGTTCACCAACGCCAAACACGGCCTGTCGTCAGGGGAGGAGCCGGGGGAGGAAACCAAGAAGGGACGGAGGAACAGGTTCAAATGGGGTCCAGCGTCTCTTCAGATCCTCTTCCACGCCTACGACCGACAGAAGAACCCCAgcaaggaggagagggaggggttAGTGGAGGAGTGTAACAG GGCGGAGTGTATCCAGAGGGGGGTGTCTCCCTCTCAGCTCGCCGGCCTCGGCTCCAACCTGGTCACCGAGGTCCGGGTGTACAACTGGTTCGCCAACCGCCGCAAAGAGGAGGCCTTCCGACACAAACTGGCTCTCGACACGCCTTACACCACCCAGTCATCCTCTCACCCCACCCTCCCACCAAGTCCTGAGCACG GTGTGAAATACAGCCATCAGATCCTGTGTGACGCAGTGAGCTCAgtcagaggaggtggaggagagagagtgggtCGTCTTGTGGTCAGTCCGATCCACCTGGAGCCCAGTCACACACTCCTCGAGACTCAGAACCTCAAACAG GTGTCCAGCGGCGGCCCACTGCCCCCAGTAAGCACTCTGACGTCACTGCACAGCCTGTCCGCCTCCCCCGCCTCCTCACAGAGCCTCATCATGGCCTCGCTGCCCGGCGTCATGAGCCTGGGGGAGTCCTCGCTCCTCATCG GTTTGACCTCCACGCAGCCTCAGACTGTGCCTGTCATCAACAGCGTGGGGGGCGGGTTCACCACGCTGCAGCCAATCTCCTTCCAGCAGCAGCTACACGCCTCGTCACAGCAGCCATTAGCTCAGCAGCTGAGCCACATGGGCGCCAGTCCCTTCATGACCACCATGGCACAGCTGCCCTGCCACA TGTACAAGTCAGACTCACCTCAGTACCACTCGTCCAGTCTGCTGTCTCAGGCCATGGTCATCGCCGACGGCAGCAGCCTCGGGACGCTGACGAGCCTCGCCGCCGTCCGGCAG ATTCTAACAGCAGATCCTGAGGAAGAGACAGACTCACCTTTACAAGAAGACTCTCTAcagctgcagccacacacacctgtaccaG CCTCCTCAGAGAGCCTGGATCTGTATCCTGCTCCTCAGACGACGGACAGCCATCAGTCTCACCTGCTGTCAGCTTCACCTGCAGACATCAGCTCCTACATCCCGACACAGATGGTGTCGACCGCACAGTAA
- the LOC115581312 gene encoding protein CUSTOS-like isoform X2 has protein sequence MAASVRKMVGVCEDSSSSDDEALRRCQEAVWDTRRDTNTDGDASVQQSKRLVVAKHEHDGNELQVTEGFRTHVAKKLGTLLDSCISETRTETPSCVKSANRDDNNDDEGFRLFSTSVPGQTAEEPPAAVRRRPAPSSSDSDSEMETRLKEAAVSVKDLLPSFSSTPAEEPPCSETPKKKKKKKKKKEAEVEEEDEESCVVKKKKKRKQTGGESDSAASPLQQNGSSEPEPVKVKQKKKKKKKREGNGEEQKALD, from the exons ATGGCGGCCTCCGTCAGAAAGATGGTCGGTGTGTGTGAAGACTCCAGCAGCAGTGACGACGAGGCGCTGCGGAGGTGTCAGGAGGCGGTGTGGGACACACGGagggacacaaacacag ATGGAGACGCCAGTGTGCAACAGTCGAAACG TTTGGTCGTCGCCAAACATGAACATGACGGCAACGAGCTCCAGGTCACCGAGGGGTTCCGAACACACGTCGCTAAAAAGTTAGGAACCCTGCTGGACAG CTGCATTTCAGAGACGCGGACTGAAACTCCATCATGTGTGAAATCAGCAAACCgggatgataataatgatgatga aggATTTCGTCTGTTTTCTACGTCCGTCCCGGGACAGACGGCCGAGGAGCCTCCAGCTGCTGTGAGGCGTCGGCCTGCTCCAAGCTCAAG TGACAGCGACAGTGAGATGGAAACCAGGCTGAAGGAGGCAGCGGTGTCCGTCAAAGATCTCTTACCCTCGTTCTCCTCCACTCCCGCGGAAGAGCCTCCCTGTTCTGaaacaccaaagaagaagaagaagaagaagaagaagaaagaggccgaggtggaggaagaggacgaggagagctgtgttgtgaagaagaagaaaaagaggaaacagactggaggagagagtgactCTGCAGCTTCTCCTCTCCAACAGAACGGCAGCTCGGAGCCGGAACCGGTCAAagtgaaacagaagaagaagaagaagaagaagcgagaGGGAAACGGCGAGGAGCAAAAAGCTCTGGACTGA
- the LOC115581312 gene encoding protein CUSTOS-like isoform X1 — protein MAASVRKMVGVCEDSSSSDDEALRRCQEAVWDTRRDTNTDGDASVQQSKRLVVAKHEHDGNELQVTEGFRTHVAKKLGTLLDSCISETRTETPSCVKSANRDDNNDDDDDEGFRLFSTSVPGQTAEEPPAAVRRRPAPSSSDSDSEMETRLKEAAVSVKDLLPSFSSTPAEEPPCSETPKKKKKKKKKKEAEVEEEDEESCVVKKKKKRKQTGGESDSAASPLQQNGSSEPEPVKVKQKKKKKKKREGNGEEQKALD, from the exons ATGGCGGCCTCCGTCAGAAAGATGGTCGGTGTGTGTGAAGACTCCAGCAGCAGTGACGACGAGGCGCTGCGGAGGTGTCAGGAGGCGGTGTGGGACACACGGagggacacaaacacag ATGGAGACGCCAGTGTGCAACAGTCGAAACG TTTGGTCGTCGCCAAACATGAACATGACGGCAACGAGCTCCAGGTCACCGAGGGGTTCCGAACACACGTCGCTAAAAAGTTAGGAACCCTGCTGGACAG CTGCATTTCAGAGACGCGGACTGAAACTCCATCATGTGTGAAATCAGCAAACCgggatgataataatgatgatgatgatgatgaag gATTTCGTCTGTTTTCTACGTCCGTCCCGGGACAGACGGCCGAGGAGCCTCCAGCTGCTGTGAGGCGTCGGCCTGCTCCAAGCTCAAG TGACAGCGACAGTGAGATGGAAACCAGGCTGAAGGAGGCAGCGGTGTCCGTCAAAGATCTCTTACCCTCGTTCTCCTCCACTCCCGCGGAAGAGCCTCCCTGTTCTGaaacaccaaagaagaagaagaagaagaagaagaagaaagaggccgaggtggaggaagaggacgaggagagctgtgttgtgaagaagaagaaaaagaggaaacagactggaggagagagtgactCTGCAGCTTCTCCTCTCCAACAGAACGGCAGCTCGGAGCCGGAACCGGTCAAagtgaaacagaagaagaagaagaagaagaagcgagaGGGAAACGGCGAGGAGCAAAAAGCTCTGGACTGA